The following proteins are co-located in the Paralichthys olivaceus isolate ysfri-2021 chromosome 2, ASM2471397v2, whole genome shotgun sequence genome:
- the LOC138411360 gene encoding CD276 antigen homolog isoform X1, translating to MKLLLFMSFMSLWRGSDETGADPVIVKEGDDVMLPCSFSSSSIRHELFDWRKDRHKDQKEVFMYDRGDIKPARQDETFRGRVSHFPDQLDVGNASIVIRDTKVTDSGTYTCAFPLLQPARESNIVLVVDPILKDRSDANIPGAASKPSVTILDETTDRVLLQCEVRGASPKPVVQWQNRAGDIVPAEEPQVSERGGRYDIILQTTVTKTDHYRCVSTQEEIKHQTHAEIFVLMNGAATKPYVTTLGETGDGVQLQCEVQGVFPKPNIYWQDGDKNLVPAEEPQVSERGGRYDIILQTTVTKTDHYRCVSTQEEIHHEIYTETYVIVPDTRTALIGGLAGGAILTLLVVGVIGLVLYFMHKRKTSPKSSSDRPDSSEGTSLNRDDC from the exons ATGAAGCTTCTTCTGTTCATGAGTTTCATGAGTCTGTGGAGAGGAAGCGATGAAACCG gtgcAGACCCCGTCATCGTGAAAGAAGGGGATGATGTCATGTTACCGTgttccttcagcagcagcagcatcaggcaTGAGCTCTTTGACTGGAGGAAGGACAGACACAAGGACCAAAAGGAGGTGTTCATGTATGACAGGGGCGACATCAAACCTGCACGTCAAGACGAGACGTTCAGAGGTCGAGTCTCTCATTTCCCAGACCAGCTGGATGTGGGAAACGCCTCCATAGTCATCAGAGACACCAAGGTGACCGACAGTGGAACctacacctgtgcttttccacTTCTTCAACCAGCCAGAGAATCGAACATCGTGCTCGTCGTCG ATCCTATCTTAAAAGACAGAAGTGACGCAAACATCCCAG GAGCAGCTTCAAAACCGTCTGTCACAATACTTGATGAAACAACTGACAGggttctgctgcagtgtgaggtTCGAGGTGCGTCTCCTAAACCTGTGGTTCAGTGGCAGAACAGAGCTGGAGACATTGTTCCTGCTGAAGAACCTCAGGTCTCTGAAAGAGGAGGCCGCTATGACATCATCCTCCAAACGACTGTGACCAAGACCGACCACTATCGCTGTGTCTCCACACAGGAGGAGATCAAACACCAGACTCATGCTGAGATCTTTGTGCTGATGAACG GAGCAGCTACAAAGCCGTACGTCACGACACTTGGGGAAACAGGAGATGGAgttcagctgcagtgtgaggtTCAAGGCGTTTTTCCAAAACCTAATATTTATTGGCAGGACGGTGATAAAAACCTTGTTCCTGCTGAAGAACCTCAGGTCTCTGAAAGAGGAGGCCGCTACGACATCATCCTCCAAACGACTGTGACCAAGACCGACCACTATCGCTGTGTCTCCACACAGGAGGAGATCCACCATGAGATTTACACTGAGACATACGTCATCGTCCCTG aTACTCGCACTGCACTGATCGGTGGTCTTGCTGGTGGTGCCATTTTGACTCTTCTTGTTGTTGGTGTCATTGGTCTTGTTCTCTACTTTATGCATAAAAGGAAAACTTCACCAAAATCTAGCTCAG ATCGACCAGACTCGTCAGAAGGGACTTCTCTTAATAGAGATGATTGTTGA
- the LOC138411360 gene encoding CD276 antigen homolog isoform X3, with the protein MKLLLFMSFMSLWRGSDETGADPVIVKEGDDVMLPCSFSSSSIRHELFDWRKDRHKDQKEVFMYDRGDIKPARQDETFRGRVSHFPDQLDVGNASIVIRDTKVTDSGTYTCAFPLLQPARESNIVLVVGAASKPSVTILDETTDRVLLQCEVRGASPKPVVQWQNRAGDIVPAEEPQVSERGGRYDIILQTTVTKTDHYRCVSTQEEIKHQTHAEIFVLMNGAATKPYVTTLGETGDGVQLQCEVQGVFPKPNIYWQDGDKNLVPAEEPQVSERGGRYDIILQTTVTKTDHYRCVSTQEEIHHEIYTETYVIVPDTRTALIGGLAGGAILTLLVVGVIGLVLYFMHKRKTSPKSSSDRPDSSEGTSLNRDDC; encoded by the exons ATGAAGCTTCTTCTGTTCATGAGTTTCATGAGTCTGTGGAGAGGAAGCGATGAAACCG gtgcAGACCCCGTCATCGTGAAAGAAGGGGATGATGTCATGTTACCGTgttccttcagcagcagcagcatcaggcaTGAGCTCTTTGACTGGAGGAAGGACAGACACAAGGACCAAAAGGAGGTGTTCATGTATGACAGGGGCGACATCAAACCTGCACGTCAAGACGAGACGTTCAGAGGTCGAGTCTCTCATTTCCCAGACCAGCTGGATGTGGGAAACGCCTCCATAGTCATCAGAGACACCAAGGTGACCGACAGTGGAACctacacctgtgcttttccacTTCTTCAACCAGCCAGAGAATCGAACATCGTGCTCGTCGTCG GAGCAGCTTCAAAACCGTCTGTCACAATACTTGATGAAACAACTGACAGggttctgctgcagtgtgaggtTCGAGGTGCGTCTCCTAAACCTGTGGTTCAGTGGCAGAACAGAGCTGGAGACATTGTTCCTGCTGAAGAACCTCAGGTCTCTGAAAGAGGAGGCCGCTATGACATCATCCTCCAAACGACTGTGACCAAGACCGACCACTATCGCTGTGTCTCCACACAGGAGGAGATCAAACACCAGACTCATGCTGAGATCTTTGTGCTGATGAACG GAGCAGCTACAAAGCCGTACGTCACGACACTTGGGGAAACAGGAGATGGAgttcagctgcagtgtgaggtTCAAGGCGTTTTTCCAAAACCTAATATTTATTGGCAGGACGGTGATAAAAACCTTGTTCCTGCTGAAGAACCTCAGGTCTCTGAAAGAGGAGGCCGCTACGACATCATCCTCCAAACGACTGTGACCAAGACCGACCACTATCGCTGTGTCTCCACACAGGAGGAGATCCACCATGAGATTTACACTGAGACATACGTCATCGTCCCTG aTACTCGCACTGCACTGATCGGTGGTCTTGCTGGTGGTGCCATTTTGACTCTTCTTGTTGTTGGTGTCATTGGTCTTGTTCTCTACTTTATGCATAAAAGGAAAACTTCACCAAAATCTAGCTCAG ATCGACCAGACTCGTCAGAAGGGACTTCTCTTAATAGAGATGATTGTTGA